The following coding sequences are from one Lolium rigidum isolate FL_2022 chromosome 6, APGP_CSIRO_Lrig_0.1, whole genome shotgun sequence window:
- the LOC124664672 gene encoding receptor-like protein 6 produces the protein MASIFKRCPEPLVLLFLVPLAIQLSCFVATATYSNHSSVGGMLPVHCRPDQASALLRLKRSFTVTDESACTLGSWRAGTDCCRWEGVRCRDASGRVTSLDLGDCGLQSPALDHAVFRLTSLRHLNLAWNDFNHSQLPASGFERLAELRHLNLSTSSFDGQIPDGIRRLTNLVSLDLSSTFNVEDDHADSYAWYGYEGYGIEGVDHPASFLVEPNIASLVANLTNLRELNLDSANLSGNGVEWCTAFANSTTPQLNVLSLRYCNLYGPVCGSLSSIPSLTVIDLQYNFLYGPIQVFLADLPSLSVLRLTYNHLEGQFPVSIFHKRNLTVLDIRYNFEVSGYLPDFSSDSKLVELQVSNTNFSGPIPSSLGNLKSLNMLGVAASHFTQELPSSIGELTSLNWLEVIGAGIIGPIPSWVTRLTSLVHLEFSRCGLSGHIPSSIGNLKNLTWLALYNCNFSGPIPPQLLSLTLLRRLYLQSNSFTGTVDLSSFQKLRDLHTLNLSNNRLSVIDGEFYSSWEIRSLGLASCNISSFPDFLRYTDGVTNLDLSYNQIRGAIPDWAWEKWDRMENLNLSHNQLSTASYGSGFQGVGLSLDISSNVMEGPLPIPSPYIGLFDCSNNLFSSIPLNFGSRLSYIFYMSASRNNLSGKIPASICDAKVLELLDLSYNYLSGPIPSCLMEDTSYLQSLNLKENKLQGQLPHNIKEDCALEEVNLSNNRIEGELPRSLVACVGLQVLDIGNNQINDTFPCWMSMLPQLQVLVLKSNQLFGNVGPSAIGKKENHCEFLKLRILSFASNNFTGTLPNKWFKSFKSMMAKSTNDTLFMRNGYRQVDQYQFTTEITYKGSVVTFSKILTTLVIIDASSNGFSGVIPRSFGELVLLCGLNLSNNAFTGMIPSQLGALHQLESLDLSSNDLSGVIPAELIWLDFLSVFNLSYNRLVGRIPGSRHFQTFSNLSFMGNNGLCGPPLSKQCDNSASNSRLHHSDRDQVDVILFLFTGLGFGVGFAVTVVVVWEIRIRKLSKGCITSLCQSKVFCM, from the coding sequence ATGGCCTCCATCTTTAAGCGCTGTCCCGAGCCACTAGTGCTACTCTTCCTGGTACCCCTGGCAATCCAACTCTCCTGCTTCGTTGCTACTGCTACCTACAGCAACCACTCTTCCGTCGGCGGCATGTTGCCAGTTCATTGCCGGCCGGACCAGGCGTCAGCGCTCCTCCGGCTGAAGCGCTCCTTCACCGTCACCGACGAGTCCGCGTGTACCCTCGGCTCGTGGCGGGCCGGCACGGACTGCTGCCGCTGGGAGGGCGTCCGGTGCCGCGACGCCAGCGGCCGTGTGACCTCGCTTGACCTGGGAGATTGCGGCTTGCAAagccctgctcttgatcatgcCGTTTTCAGGCTCACCTCCCTTCGGCACCTCAACCTCGCCTGGAATGACTTCAATCATTCCCAGCTCCCGGCTTCTGGGTTCGAGCGCCTCGCCGAGCTCAGGCATCTCAATCTCTCCACCTCCAGCTTTGATGGACAGATACCGGATGGAATAAGACGCCTCACTAATTTGGTATCTCTTGACCTCTCAAGCACCTTTAATGTTGAAGACGACCACGCTGATAGCTATGCATGGTATGGCTACGAAGGGTATGGCATAGAGGGGGTAGATCATCCTGCTTCTTTCCTCGTAGAGCCAAACATAGCGTCATTGGTCGCTAATCTTACCAATTTGAGAGAGCTCAATCTCGACTCCGCAAACTTGTCTGGGAATGGTGTCGAGTGGTGCACTGCCTTTGCCAATTCAACTACTCCTCAGCTGAATGTTCTGAGCCTACGGTATTGCAATCTTTATGGTCCAGTTTGTGGATCACTTTCCAGTATACCCTCACTCACTGTGATTGACCTACAGTATAATTTCTTATATGGCCCAATTCAAGTGTTCCTTGCTGATTTACCATCCTTGAGTGTTCTTCGACTTACCTACAATCATCTCGAAGGACAGTTCCCAGTGAGTATCTTTCATAAGAGAAACCTAACTGTCCTTGACATTAGGTACAATTTCGAAGTCTCTGGTTATTTGCCAGATTTCTCGTCAGATAGTAAATTGGTAGAATTGCAGGTTAGCAACACAAATTTCTCTGGTCCTATTCCGAGCTCCCTAGGAAATCTGAAATCCTTGAACATGTTGGGCGTTGCAGCATCTCACTTTACCCAAGAGCTTCCCTCTTCAATCGGTGAGCTCACATCTTTAAATTGGTTAGAGGTTATTGGAGCTGGTATAATTGGACCTATACCATCGTGGGTCACAAGATTAACTTCTTTAGTCCATCTCGAATTCTCCAGATGTGGTTTATCTGGACACATACCTTCTTCAATAGGTAATCTCAAGAACCTAACCTGGTTAGCCTTATACAATTGCAACTTTTCTGGTCCAATACCTCCACAACTACTCAGTCTAACCCTGCTAAGAAGGCTATATCTTCAATCAAACAGCTTCACCGGTACAGTGGACCTCAGTTCATTCCAGAAACTACGAGATCTACACACATTGAATCTCTCAAACAATAGACTTTCCGTGATAGATGGGGAGTTTTATTCTTCATGGGAAATCCGCTCTTTGGGTCTAGCCTCTTGTAACATATCTAGCTTCCCTGATTTCTTGAGGTATACAGATGGGGTCACTAATCTTGACCTATCATATAATCAAATCCGCGGTGCTATTCCTGATTGGGCTTGGGAAAAATGGGACAGAATGGAAAATCTGAACTTATCACACAACCAACTCAGTACTGCAAGTTATGGCTCTGGTTTCCAAGGTGTTGGATTATCTCTTGATATCAGTTCGAACGTAATGGAAGGTCCCTTACCTATACCTTCCCCCTACATCGGTCTGTTTGATTGCTCAAATAACTTGTTTTCATCTATCCCACTTAATTTTGGTTCTCGACTGAGCTATATCTTCTATATGAGCGCCTCTAGAAACAACCTCTCTGGAAAAATTCCAGCGTCAATTTGTGATGCTAAGGTTCTGGAGCTCCTTGATCTCTCTTACAACTATTTGAGTGGCCCAATTCCATCTTGTTTAATGGAAGATACCAGTTACCTGCAATCATTGAACTTGAAAGAAAATAAACTTCAAGGACAGTTACCGCATAATATCAAGGAAGATTGTGCACTGGAGGAAGTAAATTTGAGCAACAACCGGATAGAAGGAGAACTGCCACGATCTCTAGTTGCTTGCGTAGGCTTGCAGGTTTTGGATATTGGAAATAATCAGATTAATGATACGTTTCCATGTTGGATGAGTATGCTTCCTCAACTTCAAGTCCTTGTCCTCAAGTCAAATCAGTTATTTGGAAATGTGGGGCCTTCTGCAATAGGGAAGAAAGAAAACCATTGTGAGTTCTTGAAACTGAGGATTTTATCTTTCGCTTCCAACAATTTTACTGGGACATTGCCAAACAAGTGGTTTAAAAGTTTCAAATCCATGATGGCTAAATCTACCAACGACACATTGTTTATGCGAAATGGCTACAGGCAGGTTGACCAATACCAGTTCACCACTGAGATTACATACAAAGGTTCAGTCGTCACATTTTCCAAGATTTTGACGACCCTTGTAATCATTGATGCCTCAAGTAATGGATTCAGTGGCGTCATTCCACGGTCATTTGGAGAGCTCGTTCTGTTATGTGGGCTAAACCTGTCAAATAATGCCTTCACTGGAATGATTCCATCTCAGCTTGGTGCCTTGCATCAACTTGAGTCACTGGACCTCTCTTCAAATGACCTGTCTGGGGTGATTCCAGCTGAATTAATATGGTTGGACTTCCTCTCGGTGTTTAACCTGTCTTACAATCGGTTGGTTGGAAGAATACCAGGATCACGTCATTTCCAGACATTCTCCAATCTCTCTTTCATGGGAAACAATGGCCTTTGTGGACCTCCATTATCCAAGCAATGTGACAACTCGGCCTCAAACTCGAGGTTACATCATTCAGACAGAGACCAAGTGGATGTCATCCTGTTTCTCTTTACTGGACTGGGATTTGGTGTCGGATTTGCAGTTACAGTTGTTGTGGTATGGGAAATCCGCATAAGGAAACTATCTAAAGGTTGCATTACTTCTTTGTGCCAGAGTAAAGTATTTTGTATGTAG